In Arachis hypogaea cultivar Tifrunner chromosome 2, arahy.Tifrunner.gnm2.J5K5, whole genome shotgun sequence, a genomic segment contains:
- the LOC112758368 gene encoding uncharacterized protein isoform X2: MALKLSANNNYLSLSSSNCWPSNGSPCTGRKVLALRCLLRNKWGNSRKGCLIRQFFVSNGDAGLEGCGKYYITLSKPRRRGYIFPFASADDGVTVNGSPQSSTSTDLEKMRVKLNSSLEDGDFCDALVQALYDAARVFELAIKEHKSLARVSWVSTAWLGVDQNAWVKPVSYQAAVFSLLHAASEISSRRDGSDDRNVNVFVQRSLLRLSAPLEGLIREKLSTQMPEAYEWFWSEQVPAVVASFVNKFEGDGRFSATAVLNGKSMGSSSASDTSLLLLALTCIAVVSKLGPAKVSCSQFFSMIAEITGSLMDMLAGLIPVSQAYNSIKDIGLHREFLVHFGPRAAACRAKDEWGSEEIVFWVNLAQRQLQQVIDKEKIWSRLTTSESIEVLEKDLAIFGFFIALGRSTRSFLLANGFDTLDDPLEDIIRYLIGGSVFYYPQLSSISSYQLYVEVVCEELDWLPFYPGITSITKQTHTHKSKDEGPPNAEAVPQAFYVCSHWIQSFIKYSTWLESPSNVKAAEFLSIGHKKLMQSMEELGMKTEKTLEKEIKKTVDRQRSAVKSIAKDSDSFDEALKSVEEAVTRLEKLLQELHVSSSISGKEHIKAACSDLEKIRKLRKEAEFLEASFRAKADSLQQGVGGGQSHTQVGDDQEFTKGKSRKNANARVDRSKRNVGKSRGFLDIIIPRGSRKSDLEADVSASDNHDEQSPPNVGIMDQESSEFRRFETLRKELMELEKRVENSTYQSENNEDLVVIDDGARYSDAAGSLQLSRVQKKENIIEKSLGKLKETGTDVWQGTQLLAIDVAAATGLLRRALIGDELTEKEKKTLKRTVTDMASVVPIGVLMLLPVTAVGHAAMLAAIQRYVPGLIPSTYGRERLELLRQLEKVKQMAAIDVDSDDEDDVEK; this comes from the exons ATGGCGCTCAAATTGAGCGCTAACAACAACTACCTTTCACTAAG CTCTTCAAATTGTTGGCCTTCCAATGGCTCCCCTTGCACAGGCAGAAAAGTATTGGCTTTGCGGTGTTTGTTACGAAATAAATGGGGTAATTCAAGAAAGGGCTGCCTGATACGACAATTTTTTGTGTCGAATGGTGATGCTGGTTTGGAGGGGTGTGGGAAGTACTATATAACGCTTTCCAAACCCAGGAggaggggatacattttcccatTTGCCTCAGCTGATGATGGTGTGACTGTCAACGGGAGTCCCCAATCTAGCACGAGTACAGACCTCGAGAAAATGAGGGTGAAACTTAATAGCTCACTTGAAGATGGAGACTTCTGTGATGCACTTGTTCAAGCTTTATATGACGCTGCCAGGGTTTTTGAATTAGCTATTAAAGAGCATAAATCATTAGCAAGAGTATCCTGGGTTTCAACTGCCTGGCTTGGGGTAGACCAAAATGCATGGGTGAAGCCAGTGTCATATCAG GCTGCTGTTTTCTCCTTATTGCATGCGGCAAGTGAAATTTCATCGCGAAGAGATGGCAGCGACGACAGAAATGTCAATGTCTTTGTTCAAAGGAG TTTGCTGAGGCTATCTGCTCCCCTGGAGGGTTTAATTAGAGAAAAATTATCAACCCAAATGCCCGAAGCATATGAATGGTTCTGGTCTGAGCAGGTTCCAGCTGTTGTGGCATCCTTTGTTAATAAGTTTGAAGGGGATGGACGCTTTTCCGCTACTGCTGTTTT GAATGGAAAAAGTATGGGTTCAAGCAGTGCAAGTGACACGTCCCTTCTTCTGCTTGCACTAACATGCATTGCTGTAGTCTCTAAACTTGGCCCGGCCAAAGTTTCTTGTTCACAATTCTTTTCCATGATCGCAGAGATAACTGGTAGTTTAATGGACATGCTGGCTGGTCTAATTCCTGTAAGCCAAGCTTATAATTCTATAAAGGATATTGGTCTGCACAGAGAATTTCTTGTTCATTTTGGGCCAAGAGCTGCAGCCTGTAGAGCAAAAGATGAATGGGGTTCAGAAGAGATTGTTTTCTGGGTGAATCTTGCTCAGAGGCAACTGCAGCAAGTTATTGATAAGGAGAAAATCTGGTCAAGACTGACAACTTCTGAAAGTATTGAG GTTTTGGAGAAGGATTTGGCTATATTTGGATTCTTTATCGCTTTAGGAAGAAGTACACGGTCCTTCCTTTTGGCGAATGGTTTTGATACCCTTGATGATCCACTGGAAGATATCATCAG GTACCTTATAGGAGGCAGCGTTTTTTACTACCCTCAGCTCTCATCCATTAGTTCATACCAATTGTATGTGGAG GTAGTTTGTGAAGAGCTGGACTGGCTTCCTTTTTATCCGGGTATCACCAGCATTACAAAACAGACTCACACgcataaaagtaaagatgaaggtcCCCCAAATGCTGAAGCAGTACCCCAGGCATTTTATGTTTGTTCTCATTGGATTCAGAGCTTTATCAAATATAGTACATGGCTAGAAAGCCCCTCAAATGTGAAAGCAGCTGAATTTCTGTCAATAGG GCACAAGAAGTTGATGCAGTCCATGGAAGAACTTGGGATGAAAAC GGAGAAGACATTAGAAAAAGAGATCAAGAAAACAGTTGATAGACAGAGATCTGCAGTTAAGTCAATTGCAAAAGATTCAGATTCATTTGATGAG GCATTGAAAAGTGTTGAAGAAGCTGTGACAAGACTCGAAAAGTTGCTCCAAGAGTTACATGTATCAAGCTCTATTTCTGGAAAAGAGCATATAAAAGCAGCCTGTTCTGACCTGGAAAAAATACGAAAACTTAGGAAAGAAGCTGAATTCCTGGAAGCATCTTTCAGGGCGAAGGCTGATTCTTTACAGCAG GGAGTTGGTGGTGGTCAGTCTCACACACAAGTTGGTGATGATCAAGAAtttacaaaagggaaaagcagaaAGAATGCAAATGCAAGGGTGGATAGGAGCAAAAG AAATGTTGGAAAATCTCGTGGATTCTTGGACATCATTATACCTCGTGGTAGCAGAAAGTCTGATCTGGAGGCTGATGTGAGTGCTTCT GATAATCATGATGAGCAGTCTCCACCAAATGTAGGGATCATGGACCAAGAATCCAGTGAATTCCGCCGGTTTGAGACTCTGAGAAAGGAGTTAATGGAACTTGAGAAACGTGTCGAAAATAGTACATATCAATCAGAAAATAACGAG gatttagtagTCATTGATGATGGTGCTCGTTATAGTGATGCTGCTGGATCTCTTCAGTTGTCCAGGGTTCAAAAGAAGGAAAATATCATAGAGAAATCTTTAGGCAAATTAAAAGAAACAGGAACG GATGTCTGGCAAGGAACTCAACTTCTAGCTATTGATGTCGCTGCTGCTACAGGATTGCTTAGAAGGGCTCTGATTGGGGATGAATTGactgagaaggagaagaaaacgcTTAAAAGAACGGTGACTGACATGGCTTCAGTTGTTCCTATTGGTGTTTTGATGCTTCTTCCA GTTACTGCAGTTGGGCATGCAGCCATGTTGGCTGCAATTCAGAGATATGTACCGGGTCTG ATTCCATCGACTTATGGACGAGAAAGGTTGGAGCTCTTGAGGCAGCTTGAGAAAGTGAAGCAAATGGCAGCCATTGATGTGGACTCGGATGACGAAGACGACGTAGAAAAATAA
- the LOC112758368 gene encoding uncharacterized protein isoform X4 translates to MALKLSANNNYLSLSSSNCWPSNGSPCTGRKVLALRCLLRNKWGNSRKGCLIRQFFVSNGDAGLEGCGKYYITLSKPRRRGYIFPFASADDGVTVNGSPQSSTSTDLEKMRVKLNSSLEDGDFCDALVQALYDAARVFELAIKEHKSLARVSWVSTAWLGVDQNAWVKPVSYQFIQAAVFSLLHAASEISSRRDGSDDRNVNVFVQRSLLRLSAPLEGLIREKLSTQMPEAYEWFWSEQVPAVVASFVNKFEGDGRFSATAVLNGKSMGSSSASDTSLLLLALTCIAVVSKLGPAKVSCSQFFSMIAEITGSLMDMLAGLIPVSQAYNSIKDIGLHREFLVHFGPRAAACRAKDEWGSEEIVFWVNLAQRQLQQVIDKEKIWSRLTTSESIEVLEKDLAIFGFFIALGRSTRSFLLANGFDTLDDPLEDIIRYLIGGSVFYYPQLSSISSYQLYVEVVCEELDWLPFYPGITSITKQTHTHKSKDEGPPNAEAVPQAFYVCSHWIQSFIKYSTWLESPSNVKAAEFLSIGHKKLMQSMEELGMKTEKTLEKEIKKTVDRQRSAVKSIAKDSDSFDEALKSVEEAVTRLEKLLQELHVSSSISGKEHIKAACSDLEKIRKLRKEAEFLEASFRAKADSLQQGVGGGQSHTQVGDDQEFTKGKSRKNANARVDRSKRNVGKSRGFLDIIIPRGSRKSDLEADDNHDEQSPPNVGIMDQESSEFRRFETLRKELMELEKRVENSTYQSENNEDLVVIDDGARYSDAAGSLQLSRVQKKENIIEKSLGKLKETGTDVWQGTQLLAIDVAAATGLLRRALIGDELTEKEKKTLKRTVTDMASVVPIGVLMLLPVTAVGHAAMLAAIQRYVPGLIPSTYGRERLELLRQLEKVKQMAAIDVDSDDEDDVEK, encoded by the exons ATGGCGCTCAAATTGAGCGCTAACAACAACTACCTTTCACTAAG CTCTTCAAATTGTTGGCCTTCCAATGGCTCCCCTTGCACAGGCAGAAAAGTATTGGCTTTGCGGTGTTTGTTACGAAATAAATGGGGTAATTCAAGAAAGGGCTGCCTGATACGACAATTTTTTGTGTCGAATGGTGATGCTGGTTTGGAGGGGTGTGGGAAGTACTATATAACGCTTTCCAAACCCAGGAggaggggatacattttcccatTTGCCTCAGCTGATGATGGTGTGACTGTCAACGGGAGTCCCCAATCTAGCACGAGTACAGACCTCGAGAAAATGAGGGTGAAACTTAATAGCTCACTTGAAGATGGAGACTTCTGTGATGCACTTGTTCAAGCTTTATATGACGCTGCCAGGGTTTTTGAATTAGCTATTAAAGAGCATAAATCATTAGCAAGAGTATCCTGGGTTTCAACTGCCTGGCTTGGGGTAGACCAAAATGCATGGGTGAAGCCAGTGTCATATCAG TTCATCCAGGCTGCTGTTTTCTCCTTATTGCATGCGGCAAGTGAAATTTCATCGCGAAGAGATGGCAGCGACGACAGAAATGTCAATGTCTTTGTTCAAAGGAG TTTGCTGAGGCTATCTGCTCCCCTGGAGGGTTTAATTAGAGAAAAATTATCAACCCAAATGCCCGAAGCATATGAATGGTTCTGGTCTGAGCAGGTTCCAGCTGTTGTGGCATCCTTTGTTAATAAGTTTGAAGGGGATGGACGCTTTTCCGCTACTGCTGTTTT GAATGGAAAAAGTATGGGTTCAAGCAGTGCAAGTGACACGTCCCTTCTTCTGCTTGCACTAACATGCATTGCTGTAGTCTCTAAACTTGGCCCGGCCAAAGTTTCTTGTTCACAATTCTTTTCCATGATCGCAGAGATAACTGGTAGTTTAATGGACATGCTGGCTGGTCTAATTCCTGTAAGCCAAGCTTATAATTCTATAAAGGATATTGGTCTGCACAGAGAATTTCTTGTTCATTTTGGGCCAAGAGCTGCAGCCTGTAGAGCAAAAGATGAATGGGGTTCAGAAGAGATTGTTTTCTGGGTGAATCTTGCTCAGAGGCAACTGCAGCAAGTTATTGATAAGGAGAAAATCTGGTCAAGACTGACAACTTCTGAAAGTATTGAG GTTTTGGAGAAGGATTTGGCTATATTTGGATTCTTTATCGCTTTAGGAAGAAGTACACGGTCCTTCCTTTTGGCGAATGGTTTTGATACCCTTGATGATCCACTGGAAGATATCATCAG GTACCTTATAGGAGGCAGCGTTTTTTACTACCCTCAGCTCTCATCCATTAGTTCATACCAATTGTATGTGGAG GTAGTTTGTGAAGAGCTGGACTGGCTTCCTTTTTATCCGGGTATCACCAGCATTACAAAACAGACTCACACgcataaaagtaaagatgaaggtcCCCCAAATGCTGAAGCAGTACCCCAGGCATTTTATGTTTGTTCTCATTGGATTCAGAGCTTTATCAAATATAGTACATGGCTAGAAAGCCCCTCAAATGTGAAAGCAGCTGAATTTCTGTCAATAGG GCACAAGAAGTTGATGCAGTCCATGGAAGAACTTGGGATGAAAAC GGAGAAGACATTAGAAAAAGAGATCAAGAAAACAGTTGATAGACAGAGATCTGCAGTTAAGTCAATTGCAAAAGATTCAGATTCATTTGATGAG GCATTGAAAAGTGTTGAAGAAGCTGTGACAAGACTCGAAAAGTTGCTCCAAGAGTTACATGTATCAAGCTCTATTTCTGGAAAAGAGCATATAAAAGCAGCCTGTTCTGACCTGGAAAAAATACGAAAACTTAGGAAAGAAGCTGAATTCCTGGAAGCATCTTTCAGGGCGAAGGCTGATTCTTTACAGCAG GGAGTTGGTGGTGGTCAGTCTCACACACAAGTTGGTGATGATCAAGAAtttacaaaagggaaaagcagaaAGAATGCAAATGCAAGGGTGGATAGGAGCAAAAG AAATGTTGGAAAATCTCGTGGATTCTTGGACATCATTATACCTCGTGGTAGCAGAAAGTCTGATCTGGAGGCTGAT GATAATCATGATGAGCAGTCTCCACCAAATGTAGGGATCATGGACCAAGAATCCAGTGAATTCCGCCGGTTTGAGACTCTGAGAAAGGAGTTAATGGAACTTGAGAAACGTGTCGAAAATAGTACATATCAATCAGAAAATAACGAG gatttagtagTCATTGATGATGGTGCTCGTTATAGTGATGCTGCTGGATCTCTTCAGTTGTCCAGGGTTCAAAAGAAGGAAAATATCATAGAGAAATCTTTAGGCAAATTAAAAGAAACAGGAACG GATGTCTGGCAAGGAACTCAACTTCTAGCTATTGATGTCGCTGCTGCTACAGGATTGCTTAGAAGGGCTCTGATTGGGGATGAATTGactgagaaggagaagaaaacgcTTAAAAGAACGGTGACTGACATGGCTTCAGTTGTTCCTATTGGTGTTTTGATGCTTCTTCCA GTTACTGCAGTTGGGCATGCAGCCATGTTGGCTGCAATTCAGAGATATGTACCGGGTCTG ATTCCATCGACTTATGGACGAGAAAGGTTGGAGCTCTTGAGGCAGCTTGAGAAAGTGAAGCAAATGGCAGCCATTGATGTGGACTCGGATGACGAAGACGACGTAGAAAAATAA
- the LOC112758368 gene encoding uncharacterized protein isoform X11, giving the protein MALKLSANNNYLSLSSSNCWPSNGSPCTGRKVLALRCLLRNKWGNSRKGCLIRQFFVSNGDAGLEGCGKYYITLSKPRRRGYIFPFASADDGVTVNGSPQSSTSTDLEKMRVKLNSSLEDGDFCDALVQALYDAARVFELAIKEHKSLARVSWVSTAWLGVDQNAWVKPVSYQFIQAAVFSLLHAASEISSRRDGSDDRNVNVFVQRSLLRLSAPLEGLIREKLSTQMPEAYEWFWSEQVPAVVASFVNKFEGDGRFSATAVLNGKSMGSSSASDTSLLLLALTCIAVVSKLGPAKVSCSQFFSMIAEITGSLMDMLAGLIPVSQAYNSIKDIGLHREFLVHFGPRAAACRAKDEWGSEEIVFWVNLAQRQLQQVIDKEKIWSRLTTSESIEVLEKDLAIFGFFIALGRSTRSFLLANGFDTLDDPLEDIIRYLIGGSVFYYPQLSSISSYQLYVEVVCEELDWLPFYPGITSITKQTHTHKSKDEGPPNAEAVPQAFYVCSHWIQSFIKYSTWLESPSNVKAAEFLSIGHKKLMQSMEELGMKTEKTLEKEIKKTVDRQRSAVKSIAKDSDSFDEALKSVEEAVTRLEKLLQELHVSSSISGKEHIKAACSDLEKIRKLRKEAEFLEASFRAKADSLQQGVGGGQSHTQVGDDQEFTKGKSRKNANARVDRSKRNVGKSRGFLDIIIPRGSRKSDLEADVSASDNHDEQSPPNVGIMDQESSEFRRFETLRKELMELEKRVENSTYQSENNEDLVVIDDGARYSDAAGSLQLSRVQKKENIIEKSLGKLKETGTDVWQGTQLLAIDVAAATGLLRRALIGDELTEKEKKTLKRTVTDMASVVPIGVLMLLPVTAVGHAAMLAAIQRYVPGLIPSTYGRERLELLRQLEKVKQMAAIDVDSDDEDDVEK; this is encoded by the exons ATGGCGCTCAAATTGAGCGCTAACAACAACTACCTTTCACTAAG CTCTTCAAATTGTTGGCCTTCCAATGGCTCCCCTTGCACAGGCAGAAAAGTATTGGCTTTGCGGTGTTTGTTACGAAATAAATGGGGTAATTCAAGAAAGGGCTGCCTGATACGACAATTTTTTGTGTCGAATGGTGATGCTGGTTTGGAGGGGTGTGGGAAGTACTATATAACGCTTTCCAAACCCAGGAggaggggatacattttcccatTTGCCTCAGCTGATGATGGTGTGACTGTCAACGGGAGTCCCCAATCTAGCACGAGTACAGACCTCGAGAAAATGAGGGTGAAACTTAATAGCTCACTTGAAGATGGAGACTTCTGTGATGCACTTGTTCAAGCTTTATATGACGCTGCCAGGGTTTTTGAATTAGCTATTAAAGAGCATAAATCATTAGCAAGAGTATCCTGGGTTTCAACTGCCTGGCTTGGGGTAGACCAAAATGCATGGGTGAAGCCAGTGTCATATCAG TTCATCCAGGCTGCTGTTTTCTCCTTATTGCATGCGGCAAGTGAAATTTCATCGCGAAGAGATGGCAGCGACGACAGAAATGTCAATGTCTTTGTTCAAAGGAG TTTGCTGAGGCTATCTGCTCCCCTGGAGGGTTTAATTAGAGAAAAATTATCAACCCAAATGCCCGAAGCATATGAATGGTTCTGGTCTGAGCAGGTTCCAGCTGTTGTGGCATCCTTTGTTAATAAGTTTGAAGGGGATGGACGCTTTTCCGCTACTGCTGTTTT GAATGGAAAAAGTATGGGTTCAAGCAGTGCAAGTGACACGTCCCTTCTTCTGCTTGCACTAACATGCATTGCTGTAGTCTCTAAACTTGGCCCGGCCAAAGTTTCTTGTTCACAATTCTTTTCCATGATCGCAGAGATAACTGGTAGTTTAATGGACATGCTGGCTGGTCTAATTCCTGTAAGCCAAGCTTATAATTCTATAAAGGATATTGGTCTGCACAGAGAATTTCTTGTTCATTTTGGGCCAAGAGCTGCAGCCTGTAGAGCAAAAGATGAATGGGGTTCAGAAGAGATTGTTTTCTGGGTGAATCTTGCTCAGAGGCAACTGCAGCAAGTTATTGATAAGGAGAAAATCTGGTCAAGACTGACAACTTCTGAAAGTATTGAG GTTTTGGAGAAGGATTTGGCTATATTTGGATTCTTTATCGCTTTAGGAAGAAGTACACGGTCCTTCCTTTTGGCGAATGGTTTTGATACCCTTGATGATCCACTGGAAGATATCATCAG GTACCTTATAGGAGGCAGCGTTTTTTACTACCCTCAGCTCTCATCCATTAGTTCATACCAATTGTATGTGGAG GTAGTTTGTGAAGAGCTGGACTGGCTTCCTTTTTATCCGGGTATCACCAGCATTACAAAACAGACTCACACgcataaaagtaaagatgaaggtcCCCCAAATGCTGAAGCAGTACCCCAGGCATTTTATGTTTGTTCTCATTGGATTCAGAGCTTTATCAAATATAGTACATGGCTAGAAAGCCCCTCAAATGTGAAAGCAGCTGAATTTCTGTCAATAGG GCACAAGAAGTTGATGCAGTCCATGGAAGAACTTGGGATGAAAAC GGAGAAGACATTAGAAAAAGAGATCAAGAAAACAGTTGATAGACAGAGATCTGCAGTTAAGTCAATTGCAAAAGATTCAGATTCATTTGATGAG GCATTGAAAAGTGTTGAAGAAGCTGTGACAAGACTCGAAAAGTTGCTCCAAGAGTTACATGTATCAAGCTCTATTTCTGGAAAAGAGCATATAAAAGCAGCCTGTTCTGACCTGGAAAAAATACGAAAACTTAGGAAAGAAGCTGAATTCCTGGAAGCATCTTTCAGGGCGAAGGCTGATTCTTTACAGCAG GGAGTTGGTGGTGGTCAGTCTCACACACAAGTTGGTGATGATCAAGAAtttacaaaagggaaaagcagaaAGAATGCAAATGCAAGGGTGGATAGGAGCAAAAG AAATGTTGGAAAATCTCGTGGATTCTTGGACATCATTATACCTCGTGGTAGCAGAAAGTCTGATCTGGAGGCTGATGTGAGTGCTTCT GATAATCATGATGAGCAGTCTCCACCAAATGTAGGGATCATGGACCAAGAATCCAGTGAATTCCGCCGGTTTGAGACTCTGAGAAAGGAGTTAATGGAACTTGAGAAACGTGTCGAAAATAGTACATATCAATCAGAAAATAACGAG gatttagtagTCATTGATGATGGTGCTCGTTATAGTGATGCTGCTGGATCTCTTCAGTTGTCCAGGGTTCAAAAGAAGGAAAATATCATAGAGAAATCTTTAGGCAAATTAAAAGAAACAGGAACG GATGTCTGGCAAGGAACTCAACTTCTAGCTATTGATGTCGCTGCTGCTACAGGATTGCTTAGAAGGGCTCTGATTGGGGATGAATTGactgagaaggagaagaaaacgcTTAAAAGAACGGTGACTGACATGGCTTCAGTTGTTCCTATTGGTGTTTTGATGCTTCTTCCA GTTACTGCAGTTGGGCATGCAGCCATGTTGGCTGCAATTCAGAGATATGTACCGGGTCTG ATTCCATCGACTTATGGACGAGAAAGGTTGGAGCTCTTGAGGCAGCTTGAGAAAGTGAAGCAAATGGCAGCCATTGATGTGGACTCGGATGACGAAGACGACGTAGAAAAATAA